Proteins co-encoded in one Bacillus infantis NRRL B-14911 genomic window:
- a CDS encoding glycine betaine uptake BCCT transporter, with the protein MKKLTPVFWVSVIVTVLFIIWGLIPKRILPNANLDVVTQNVQGFILEKFGWFYMLSASIFLIFAIVLIFTKYGNIRLGKDNEQPEFGYLTWFAMLFSAGMGIGLVFWGAAEPMYHYFDPPFGDGETPDSARTAMRYSFFHWGLHPWAIYAVIALALAYFQFRKGAPGVISSILRPILGDKVDGMLGVLINFIAVFATVFGVATSLGLGAIQISGGLSHVFSGVSNGIGTQMIIIAAVTVLFMLSAQTGLNKGIKYLSNLNIILAILLLLFMLFVGPTNFIMDLFTTTIGSYLQNLPSMSFRLSPFDQELTWFQDWTIFYWAWWIAWAPFVGTFIARISKGRTIREFVIGVLAVPTLFGALWFSVFGGTGIFLEFFENTPIMDTMTENGMEIALFAVFEHFPLSMVLSLLAIFLISTFFITSADSATFVLGMQTTNGSLNPPNKVKFVWGIIQSASAAILLWTGGLEALQRASIIAALPFTVIMLLIVFSLMKALKEENVSDTKEKQQKSA; encoded by the coding sequence ATGAAGAAACTGACACCAGTTTTTTGGGTATCAGTTATCGTAACTGTATTATTTATTATCTGGGGGCTTATTCCAAAAAGGATATTGCCCAATGCAAATTTAGACGTTGTTACACAAAATGTTCAAGGATTCATCCTTGAGAAATTTGGCTGGTTTTATATGCTGTCAGCCTCGATCTTTTTAATTTTTGCTATTGTACTTATTTTCACAAAGTATGGAAACATTCGTTTAGGGAAAGATAATGAGCAGCCCGAATTCGGTTATTTAACCTGGTTTGCGATGCTGTTCAGTGCAGGAATGGGGATAGGCCTTGTATTCTGGGGAGCTGCAGAGCCTATGTATCATTATTTCGATCCGCCATTCGGCGACGGAGAAACGCCGGATTCTGCCAGAACAGCCATGAGATATTCCTTTTTCCACTGGGGACTCCACCCTTGGGCCATCTATGCAGTGATAGCCCTTGCTTTGGCTTACTTTCAGTTCAGGAAAGGGGCTCCAGGGGTCATCAGCTCCATTCTCCGTCCCATCTTAGGGGACAAAGTTGACGGAATGCTTGGTGTACTAATCAATTTCATCGCAGTATTTGCAACTGTCTTCGGTGTAGCCACTTCACTGGGACTGGGTGCCATTCAAATAAGCGGCGGCCTGTCACATGTGTTCAGCGGCGTCAGCAACGGCATCGGGACACAGATGATCATTATAGCCGCTGTCACGGTTTTATTTATGCTTTCGGCCCAGACAGGGCTTAATAAAGGCATTAAATACTTGAGCAATCTTAATATCATCCTGGCCATTCTTCTGCTGCTATTCATGCTGTTTGTAGGGCCTACCAATTTTATTATGGATCTATTCACCACTACTATCGGTTCTTACTTGCAGAACCTGCCATCCATGAGCTTCAGGCTCAGCCCGTTTGATCAGGAACTGACATGGTTCCAGGATTGGACCATTTTCTATTGGGCCTGGTGGATTGCGTGGGCTCCATTTGTGGGAACCTTCATTGCACGGATTTCAAAAGGCAGGACCATCAGGGAGTTTGTCATCGGTGTCCTTGCTGTACCAACATTATTCGGTGCGCTTTGGTTTTCAGTATTTGGAGGAACCGGTATTTTCCTCGAATTCTTTGAAAATACGCCAATCATGGATACGATGACCGAGAATGGCATGGAGATCGCTTTATTTGCTGTCTTTGAGCACTTCCCGCTATCAATGGTGCTGTCCTTGCTTGCCATCTTCCTTATCAGCACTTTTTTCATCACTTCAGCGGACTCGGCAACCTTCGTGCTTGGCATGCAAACGACGAACGGAAGCCTGAACCCGCCAAATAAAGTTAAATTTGTTTGGGGCATCATACAGTCTGCTTCTGCAGCCATACTGCTGTGGACAGGCGGCCTTGAAGCACTGCAGCGTGCATCGATTATTGCCGCCCTGCCATTTACAGTTATTATGCTCCTGATTGTATTTTCACTGATGAAAGCTTTAAAAGAAGAAAATGTGAGCGATACAAAAGAAAAACAGCAAAAATCTGCATAA
- a CDS encoding polysaccharide deacetylase family protein: MMYKKTAALVLSAMLLSACGAGGEAGKDKGEETKNAVETAKEQGSSDAEEAVESGEASGSDIEETGSKEEQPAETEGKEPLYRINENNWTIEPLADANKKVVLLTIDDAPDKHAVEMAKTLHQLGVSAIFFVNGHFLDTPEEEEKLKEIHNLGFPIGNHTYSHSNLKEITPAQQKEEVLKLNKRVEEIIGEKPRFFRAPFGINTDASREAAAAEGMELMNWTYGYDWEKDYQNKEALTDIMVNSPYLTDGANLLMHDRDWTNAALEGIVKGLQAKGYEIADPDRIQTAL, encoded by the coding sequence ATGATGTATAAAAAAACTGCCGCCTTGGTGCTGTCTGCCATGCTGCTTTCTGCGTGCGGTGCAGGCGGAGAAGCAGGCAAAGATAAGGGAGAAGAGACGAAAAATGCCGTGGAAACGGCTAAAGAGCAGGGAAGCAGCGATGCGGAAGAAGCCGTTGAAAGCGGAGAGGCAAGCGGTTCTGATATAGAGGAGACCGGATCCAAGGAGGAACAGCCGGCTGAAACGGAGGGTAAAGAGCCTTTATACCGCATTAATGAAAATAATTGGACTATTGAGCCGCTGGCAGATGCGAACAAAAAAGTGGTCCTCCTTACCATTGATGATGCGCCTGATAAACATGCCGTAGAGATGGCTAAAACATTGCATCAGCTGGGTGTCAGCGCCATATTTTTCGTTAACGGGCATTTTCTGGATACCCCGGAGGAAGAAGAAAAATTGAAAGAGATACATAATCTGGGTTTTCCAATCGGGAACCATACATACAGCCACAGTAATCTAAAGGAAATTACCCCGGCACAGCAAAAGGAAGAGGTATTGAAATTAAATAAACGTGTAGAAGAAATCATCGGGGAAAAGCCTCGATTTTTCAGGGCTCCTTTTGGGATCAATACCGATGCAAGCAGGGAGGCTGCTGCAGCGGAAGGAATGGAGCTCATGAACTGGACATATGGATACGATTGGGAAAAGGACTATCAAAACAAAGAGGCCTTGACGGACATTATGGTCAATTCCCCATATCTGACCGACGGAGCCAATCTGCTTATGCATGACAGAGATTGGACGAATGCAGCGCTGGAGGGGATTGTAAAGGGCCTTCAGGCAAAAGGGTATGAAATTGCGGATCCTGACAGGATCCAAACAGCTTTATAA
- a CDS encoding DUF1885 family protein, with translation MSSSAYIKLVKTSSQETITIQEVKDLLEYYKAITAKTGDQVDWGYSKAAFPYEIKEYTQGDGKRLWLQSLDDRYNTILIGVGTETIQDADSTERIQSYIQLTLPENAAMGDKSKANEFCKFLAKKLQAELQLFNGRIMYFNGRK, from the coding sequence ATGTCGAGCAGCGCTTACATAAAACTGGTTAAAACATCAAGCCAGGAAACGATTACAATTCAGGAGGTAAAAGATTTACTGGAATATTATAAAGCTATAACCGCAAAAACCGGCGATCAGGTTGATTGGGGTTACAGCAAAGCAGCCTTTCCTTATGAAATAAAGGAATATACACAAGGAGACGGAAAACGGCTTTGGCTGCAATCTTTGGATGACCGTTATAATACGATACTGATAGGAGTAGGAACAGAAACGATACAAGATGCTGACAGCACAGAGCGGATCCAATCCTATATACAGCTTACCCTGCCGGAAAATGCAGCAATGGGCGACAAAAGCAAAGCGAATGAATTCTGTAAATTTTTAGCTAAGAAACTCCAGGCTGAACTGCAGCTGTTCAACGGAAGAATTATGTACTTTAACGGGCGAAAATAA
- a CDS encoding GapA-binding peptide SR1P yields the protein MGTIVCQDCNSTIDHFEDEKVTVLYAKCNCRKGGQKEKSN from the coding sequence ATGGGCACAATTGTATGTCAGGATTGCAATTCAACAATCGATCACTTTGAAGATGAAAAGGTAACGGTTCTGTATGCGAAATGCAATTGCAGAAAAGGCGGACAAAAAGAGAAAAGCAATTAG
- a CDS encoding aminotransferase class I/II-fold pyridoxal phosphate-dependent enzyme: MLQSETPLFSGLLAHAKKNPIQFHIPGHKKGAGIDPEFREFIGDNALSIDLINIGPLDDLHQPKGIIKQAQDLAAEAFGADHTFFSVQGTSGAIMTMVMAVCGPGDKIIVPRNVHKSVMSAIVFSGATPIFIHPEVDEKLGISHGITTDSVEKALSQHPDAKGVLVINPTYFGISANLKEIVEIAHSYEVPVLVDEAHGVHIHFHEDLPMSAMQAGADMAATSVHKLGGSMTQSSILNVKGNLVSPKRVQSILSMLTTTSTSYLLLASLDVARRRLATEGKELIERTIDLAQYMRKEINEVDRLYCVGDEILETKAAYDYDPTKLIISVKELNVTGYDVEKWLREKFNIEVELSDLYNILCIITPGDTKQEADALLAALRELSAGGLQETERKDAKVMLPNIPVLSLTPRDAFYAETELVPFDESEGRIIAEFIMVYPPGIPIFIPGEIITKDNLVYIKTNMEAGLPVQGPEDYDFKFLRVIKEHKAIR, encoded by the coding sequence TTGCTACAATCTGAAACACCGTTATTCAGCGGTTTACTGGCACATGCAAAAAAGAACCCTATTCAATTTCATATACCCGGACATAAAAAAGGGGCGGGAATTGACCCGGAGTTCCGTGAATTTATCGGAGATAATGCCCTGTCAATCGATTTGATTAACATCGGCCCCCTTGATGATCTCCATCAGCCGAAAGGAATCATCAAACAGGCGCAGGACCTGGCTGCAGAAGCATTTGGTGCAGATCATACATTCTTTTCAGTTCAGGGAACCAGCGGAGCGATCATGACGATGGTCATGGCAGTCTGCGGGCCTGGGGACAAAATTATCGTACCAAGAAATGTTCATAAATCTGTGATGTCAGCCATTGTCTTTTCAGGTGCGACCCCTATTTTCATTCACCCGGAGGTTGATGAAAAGCTGGGAATTTCACATGGAATCACTACAGATTCAGTGGAGAAGGCACTTAGCCAGCATCCCGACGCTAAAGGTGTGCTGGTTATCAATCCTACCTATTTCGGAATATCAGCAAACCTGAAGGAGATTGTTGAGATCGCTCATTCCTATGAGGTGCCTGTCCTTGTGGATGAAGCACATGGTGTTCATATTCATTTCCATGAAGACCTGCCGATGTCTGCGATGCAGGCTGGCGCCGATATGGCCGCTACCAGTGTCCATAAACTGGGCGGATCAATGACGCAAAGTTCAATCCTGAATGTTAAAGGAAATCTTGTTTCCCCTAAGCGCGTTCAGTCGATCCTAAGCATGCTGACAACGACCTCCACCTCCTATCTGCTGCTTGCGTCTCTTGATGTTGCAAGAAGAAGACTTGCTACAGAGGGGAAAGAGCTGATTGAGCGGACAATAGACCTGGCACAGTATATGAGGAAAGAAATCAATGAGGTTGACCGCCTCTACTGTGTCGGTGACGAGATTCTTGAAACCAAGGCGGCTTATGATTATGATCCGACCAAATTGATTATCTCTGTGAAAGAGTTAAATGTAACAGGATATGATGTAGAAAAATGGCTCCGCGAGAAGTTTAATATCGAGGTCGAGCTATCAGATTTATATAATATCCTCTGCATCATTACTCCAGGAGATACCAAACAAGAGGCAGATGCCCTGCTTGCGGCACTCAGGGAATTATCTGCGGGCGGCCTTCAAGAAACTGAACGTAAGGATGCAAAAGTGATGCTGCCTAATATACCGGTGCTTTCGTTAACGCCACGGGATGCTTTTTATGCAGAAACTGAGCTTGTCCCTTTTGACGAATCTGAAGGGCGCATCATTGCAGAATTCATCATGGTCTACCCTCCAGGAATCCCAATCTTCATTCCAGGGGAAATCATCACGAAGGATAATCTTGTCTATATTAAAACAAATATGGAGGCAGGACTGCCTGTCCAGGGACCTGAGGACTACGATTTCAAATTCCTGCGTGTGATTAAAGAGCATAAAGCGATCAGGTAA
- a CDS encoding NAD(P)H-dependent flavin oxidoreductase yields the protein MKWQTRVTELLDIQYPIIQGGLAHLAYSELAGAVSNAGGLGQITAMSLPSPEELKTEIRKVKTITEKPFGVNFAIGQHGRPFEGFLEAALQEGVPVISMTGGNPAPIFEMLKGTDVRKLVLVAARRQAVKAEELGADAVMVVGQEGGGHLGRTDTGTMVLVPQVSDAVSIPVIASGGIGDGRGLMAALSLGAEGIEMGTRFVATEECVHASKLYKERLVGGSENDTIVIKRSLGAPARVIANSWADRILEIEKNNGSYEELKDYISGQANKRYIHDGSETEGFAWAGQVMGMIKDIPSAGDLVSRIIKEAEDIRRSWAD from the coding sequence ATGAAATGGCAGACTAGAGTAACGGAATTATTGGATATACAATACCCGATCATTCAAGGAGGCCTCGCGCATCTTGCGTACTCTGAGCTTGCAGGAGCGGTTTCCAATGCAGGCGGACTGGGACAAATAACAGCCATGTCGCTGCCTTCGCCGGAGGAGCTCAAAACGGAAATCAGAAAGGTCAAAACGATAACGGAAAAGCCTTTTGGCGTTAATTTTGCCATCGGGCAGCATGGCAGGCCATTCGAGGGGTTCCTGGAAGCAGCGCTTCAGGAGGGTGTCCCGGTCATTTCCATGACGGGCGGGAATCCGGCTCCGATTTTTGAGATGCTGAAGGGAACTGATGTCAGGAAGCTTGTGCTTGTGGCGGCAAGAAGGCAGGCTGTTAAAGCAGAAGAACTCGGCGCAGATGCTGTGATGGTTGTCGGCCAGGAGGGGGGAGGGCATCTTGGAAGGACAGATACCGGGACAATGGTGCTTGTTCCCCAGGTTTCAGATGCTGTGTCGATCCCAGTGATCGCCTCTGGCGGGATCGGCGACGGCAGGGGCTTGATGGCTGCCTTGAGCCTTGGTGCGGAAGGAATTGAAATGGGCACAAGATTTGTGGCTACAGAAGAGTGTGTGCATGCTTCAAAGCTGTATAAAGAAAGACTGGTCGGGGGATCGGAAAATGACACCATTGTCATTAAACGTTCGCTCGGGGCTCCTGCGAGGGTCATTGCCAACTCATGGGCAGACAGAATATTGGAAATTGAAAAGAATAATGGCAGTTATGAAGAACTGAAGGATTATATAAGCGGGCAGGCAAACAAGCGCTATATCCATGACGGCTCTGAAACTGAAGGATTTGCCTGGGCAGGGCAGGTAATGGGCATGATTAAGGATATTCCTTCAGCTGGCGATCTGGTCAGCAGGATTATTAAAGAAGCAGAAGATATCCGGCGCTCATGGGCAGACTAG
- a CDS encoding UPF0223 family protein, with the protein MEYQYPIDPDWSTEEIVDVIKFFESVEAAYEKGVDREILMDSYRRFKEIVPGKAQEKTVCSEFEETSGYSPYRSVKAAKEAKAGDKVKMK; encoded by the coding sequence TTGGAATATCAATATCCAATCGACCCGGATTGGTCGACAGAAGAAATTGTAGACGTGATAAAGTTCTTTGAGAGCGTTGAAGCCGCTTATGAAAAAGGGGTCGACAGGGAAATCCTTATGGATTCGTACCGCCGTTTTAAAGAAATTGTACCAGGCAAGGCCCAGGAAAAGACAGTCTGCAGCGAATTTGAAGAAACGAGCGGGTATTCGCCATACCGTTCCGTAAAAGCAGCCAAAGAGGCAAAAGCCGGGGACAAAGTAAAAATGAAGTAA
- a CDS encoding YktB family protein: protein MPFSGFSNADFDVFKIDGLEERMDSLKENIRPKLEELGSYFAPGLSALTGDEMHPHVAKHARRTINPPNDTWVAFAANPRGYKMLPHFQIGLWESHVFIWFATIYEAPNKKEFGAALKKNLSEIYSSIPGSYVWSGDHTKPGAVSHSSLDKSELEAMFDRLENVKKAEILCGVNIPREEAIKLSAEEFLQKADSVFKNLLPLYKMA, encoded by the coding sequence ATGCCATTCAGCGGCTTTTCCAATGCAGACTTTGATGTTTTTAAAATAGATGGACTAGAAGAAAGAATGGATAGCTTGAAAGAAAATATCCGTCCAAAGCTTGAGGAGCTGGGCAGCTATTTTGCGCCGGGCTTATCAGCTCTTACAGGAGATGAAATGCATCCCCATGTTGCCAAGCATGCCAGAAGGACAATCAATCCGCCAAATGATACCTGGGTTGCCTTTGCGGCTAATCCAAGAGGATATAAAATGCTCCCCCATTTTCAGATCGGATTATGGGAAAGCCATGTGTTCATTTGGTTTGCCACCATTTACGAAGCACCCAATAAAAAGGAATTCGGGGCTGCATTAAAGAAAAACTTAAGCGAAATCTACAGCAGCATCCCCGGCAGCTATGTATGGTCAGGAGATCACACAAAGCCTGGCGCCGTTTCTCACAGTTCCCTTGATAAGTCAGAACTTGAGGCCATGTTCGACCGCCTCGAAAACGTTAAAAAGGCGGAAATCCTCTGCGGTGTCAACATACCGCGTGAAGAAGCCATCAAGCTCAGCGCTGAGGAATTCCTGCAGAAAGCTGATTCTGTATTTAAAAATCTATTACCCCTATACAAAATGGCATAA
- a CDS encoding inositol monophosphatase family protein, whose protein sequence is MTNWDHIDEKAKEWVKEAGRRIKDSFQKTLTIETKSNRNDLVTDIDQATEQFFISKINETYPEHRIFGEEGFGDKIEDLDGVVWIIDPIDGTMNFVHQQRNFAISIGIYEDGVGKIGLIYDVVHDELYHAFQGKGAYLDDMQIPSLKEASVQDAIIGLNATWVTENKRIDPSLLAPLVRDVRGTRSYGSAAIEMAYVATGRIDAYISLRLAPWDFAGGNILITELGGKATTLKGEDLNLLEQSSVFICKPGLHEKILRDYLQNGSW, encoded by the coding sequence ATGACGAACTGGGACCATATTGATGAAAAAGCAAAAGAATGGGTAAAAGAAGCCGGAAGAAGGATTAAGGATTCTTTCCAAAAAACGCTGACTATTGAAACGAAATCCAACCGGAATGATCTTGTGACTGACATCGACCAGGCGACCGAGCAGTTTTTTATCAGCAAAATCAATGAAACATATCCTGAACACCGCATTTTTGGCGAAGAAGGATTTGGGGACAAAATAGAGGATCTGGATGGAGTTGTCTGGATTATCGACCCAATTGATGGAACAATGAATTTTGTTCATCAGCAAAGGAATTTCGCCATATCGATCGGGATATATGAAGATGGGGTTGGAAAGATCGGCCTTATTTACGATGTGGTCCATGATGAGCTTTATCATGCTTTCCAGGGTAAAGGCGCCTATCTGGACGATATGCAAATACCGAGCCTGAAAGAAGCAAGTGTCCAGGATGCTATCATAGGGCTGAATGCTACCTGGGTCACTGAAAACAAAAGGATCGACCCAAGTCTGCTGGCCCCGCTTGTCAGGGATGTTAGAGGCACCCGTTCATACGGATCTGCTGCTATTGAAATGGCTTATGTTGCAACAGGCCGCATCGATGCATATATATCACTGAGACTGGCCCCGTGGGACTTTGCTGGAGGGAATATCCTTATAACCGAATTGGGAGGCAAAGCGACTACCCTGAAAGGGGAAGATCTGAACCTGTTAGAGCAAAGCTCAGTTTTCATCTGCAAGCCTGGCCTGCATGAAAAGATCCTCAGGGACTATTTGCAAAATGGCAGCTGGTAA
- a CDS encoding GNAT family N-acetyltransferase codes for MHETQGRGIEEYIEVYSELDGEWRVWEKDGERAGVTFHVRRAPSNRKPWLGTILVHPDRRGTGLGCGILLTLGEELAAENKAVFAAVPASESGWLEFLSKSGFEQYKSEKDEGGKEHLLLLKPLQP; via the coding sequence GTGCATGAGACACAGGGGAGGGGCATTGAGGAATACATAGAGGTGTATTCAGAACTTGATGGAGAATGGAGAGTGTGGGAGAAGGATGGTGAAAGGGCGGGTGTTACCTTCCATGTAAGAAGGGCACCTTCTAACCGGAAGCCTTGGCTCGGGACTATCCTTGTTCATCCGGACAGAAGAGGGACAGGCCTTGGCTGCGGGATCCTCTTGACACTAGGGGAAGAATTGGCTGCAGAGAATAAGGCGGTATTTGCCGCTGTTCCAGCAAGTGAATCCGGCTGGCTGGAGTTTCTTTCGAAAAGCGGCTTTGAGCAGTATAAATCCGAAAAAGATGAAGGAGGCAAAGAGCACCTCCTTTTGCTGAAGCCTCTTCAGCCATGA
- a CDS encoding YlaF family protein, translating to MKNIKWPLLFFAVAAAACIMGVGISIAEKSIFGVIACIAALVLVMGFGFKTKKKMRENGLL from the coding sequence TTGAAAAACATTAAGTGGCCTTTATTATTCTTTGCCGTGGCAGCAGCAGCCTGCATCATGGGTGTCGGCATATCGATTGCCGAGAAAAGTATATTCGGGGTAATTGCCTGTATTGCAGCCCTTGTGCTTGTAATGGGCTTCGGATTTAAAACCAAGAAGAAAATGCGCGAAAACGGATTATTATAA
- the typA gene encoding translational GTPase TypA, whose amino-acid sequence MKIREDLRNIAIIAHVDHGKTTLVDQLLKQSGTFRTNEHVEERAMDSNDLERERGITILAKNTAIQYKDTRINILDTPGHADFGGEVERIMKMVDGVLLVVDAYEGCMPQTRFVLKKALEQNLTPIVVVNKIDRDFARPAEVIDEVLDLFIELDANEEQLEFPVIYASAINGTASTDPEKQDENMQSLYDAIVDHIPAPVDNSEEHLQFQVALLDYNDYVGRIGIGRVFRGTMQVGQQVALMKLDGSVKQFRVSKIFGFFGLKRQEIQEAKAGDLIAVSGMEDINVGETVTPVEHQEALPVLRIDEPTLQMTFLVNNSPFAGREGKFVTSRKIEERLRAQLQTDVSLRVENTESPDAWVVSGRGELHLSILIENMRREGYELQVSKPEVIVKVIDGVRCEPVERVQIDVPEEHTGSIMESIGARKGEMLDMINNGSGQVRLIFNVPARGLIGYTTEFLTLTRGYGIINHSFDSYQPMAQGQVGGRRQGVLVSMESGKASTYGIMQVEDRGIIFLEAGTEIYEGMIVGEHTRENDITVNITKVKQATNIRSANKDQTATMKKPRIMTLEEALEYLNDDEYCEVTPESIRLRKKILDKNERERIAKKKKYAETN is encoded by the coding sequence TTGAAAATCAGAGAAGATCTTCGCAATATCGCGATTATTGCCCACGTTGACCACGGAAAAACGACACTTGTTGACCAGCTGCTGAAACAGTCAGGAACTTTCCGGACTAATGAGCATGTGGAAGAACGTGCGATGGATTCCAATGACCTTGAAAGAGAGCGCGGAATTACCATCCTGGCTAAAAATACAGCCATCCAGTACAAAGATACAAGAATCAATATCCTTGATACTCCGGGCCACGCTGACTTTGGCGGCGAGGTTGAGCGTATCATGAAAATGGTTGATGGTGTTCTGCTTGTTGTCGACGCATACGAAGGCTGTATGCCGCAGACGCGCTTTGTATTGAAAAAAGCGCTTGAACAGAATCTGACGCCAATTGTTGTTGTCAACAAAATTGACCGTGACTTTGCGCGTCCTGCCGAAGTCATTGACGAAGTCCTTGACCTGTTCATCGAGCTTGATGCCAATGAAGAACAGCTTGAGTTCCCTGTTATTTATGCATCTGCCATCAATGGAACAGCAAGTACAGATCCTGAAAAGCAGGATGAGAACATGCAGTCACTTTATGATGCGATTGTCGATCATATTCCTGCACCAGTTGACAATAGTGAAGAGCATCTTCAATTCCAGGTTGCCCTTCTTGACTATAACGACTATGTCGGAAGAATCGGGATTGGCCGTGTTTTCCGCGGAACCATGCAGGTCGGCCAGCAGGTTGCACTCATGAAGCTTGACGGAAGTGTAAAACAATTCCGTGTTAGCAAAATTTTTGGCTTCTTCGGGCTGAAGCGCCAGGAAATTCAGGAAGCGAAGGCAGGCGACCTGATTGCCGTTTCCGGAATGGAAGATATCAATGTAGGGGAAACCGTTACACCTGTTGAGCATCAGGAAGCTCTTCCTGTCCTCCGTATCGACGAGCCTACACTGCAGATGACATTCCTGGTCAATAACAGTCCATTTGCAGGAAGAGAAGGCAAGTTCGTTACATCACGTAAAATTGAAGAAAGGCTTCGTGCCCAGCTTCAGACAGATGTAAGTCTTCGCGTAGAGAACACTGAGTCACCGGATGCGTGGGTCGTGTCAGGACGCGGTGAGCTTCACCTTTCCATCCTGATTGAAAATATGAGACGTGAAGGCTATGAGCTTCAAGTGTCAAAGCCGGAGGTCATCGTAAAAGTAATCGACGGTGTAAGATGCGAGCCTGTTGAGCGCGTGCAGATCGATGTTCCTGAGGAGCATACTGGTTCAATCATGGAATCAATAGGTGCCCGAAAAGGCGAAATGCTTGATATGATTAATAACGGCAGCGGCCAGGTCCGCCTGATCTTTAACGTTCCTGCTCGCGGCCTGATCGGATATACAACTGAATTCCTGACGCTTACCCGCGGATATGGAATCATCAACCATTCCTTTGACAGCTATCAGCCAATGGCACAGGGCCAGGTTGGCGGAAGGCGCCAGGGTGTTCTTGTGTCCATGGAAAGCGGAAAAGCTTCTACTTATGGAATCATGCAGGTTGAAGACAGAGGAATCATCTTCCTTGAAGCCGGAACAGAAATCTATGAAGGCATGATTGTTGGAGAACATACTCGTGAGAATGACATCACCGTCAATATCACAAAAGTAAAACAGGCTACCAATATCCGTTCTGCCAATAAAGACCAGACGGCTACTATGAAAAAGCCGCGCATCATGACGCTTGAAGAAGCGCTTGAGTACCTGAATGATGATGAGTATTGCGAAGTGACTCCGGAATCCATCCGCCTGCGCAAGAAAATCCTGGATAAGAACGAACGTGAACGGATCGCTAAAAAGAAGAAATACGCAGAAACGAACTAA
- a CDS encoding YlaH-like family protein, with protein MIAERLSFFAALYKVDENPELGMWMLYITIILLCVVVFKLGFAKKLPLAKSAVIYLFLILGCTVLTFLGVFLPIGEGLVVAALILIIYKIRLHQQKKQEAGM; from the coding sequence ATGATTGCTGAACGCCTGTCTTTTTTCGCCGCGTTATATAAAGTGGACGAGAATCCTGAATTAGGAATGTGGATGCTCTATATAACCATCATTCTTTTATGTGTAGTCGTATTCAAGCTCGGATTTGCCAAAAAGCTCCCGCTGGCAAAGTCGGCTGTCATTTATTTGTTTTTAATCCTGGGCTGCACGGTCCTGACCTTTTTGGGAGTCTTTCTCCCAATTGGGGAGGGCCTGGTGGTTGCCGCCCTTATCCTGATCATCTATAAAATCAGGCTGCACCAGCAGAAAAAACAGGAAGCAGGCATGTAG
- a CDS encoding YlaI family protein — MRVKCVLCDKIESIENESFQAKRLRNRPIHTYMCKPCEERITEKTNQRAATGNFKLYRSRTEEEEW; from the coding sequence ATGAGAGTAAAATGTGTGCTTTGCGATAAGATAGAATCGATTGAAAATGAATCATTTCAGGCAAAACGCCTGCGTAACCGGCCGATCCATACGTATATGTGCAAGCCGTGCGAAGAAAGAATAACGGAAAAAACCAACCAAAGGGCCGCCACAGGCAACTTTAAGCTTTACCGGAGCCGCACGGAAGAAGAGGAATGGTAA